One window of the Blastocatellia bacterium genome contains the following:
- a CDS encoding sigma-70 family RNA polymerase sigma factor gives MANRTSEGLDLYLADLSHTTGYHQESDRALIKRCLKGDADAWEALLDRYGSLIYSIAWRANLPPEDVADVFQSVCLVLLQDLENLRDESKLSSWLTTVTLRQCYRVRRRQSAPVVSLDQVEEEVAELPDEQLLPDEVIERMEREHLVRRALSMMQEPCRRLLTYLFYEKEFWSYEEIARELGLSVSTIGPKRGRCLRKLLRILTELGF, from the coding sequence ATGGCGAATCGAACGAGTGAAGGTCTCGACCTCTATCTGGCCGATCTCTCGCACACCACGGGTTATCACCAGGAATCAGATCGCGCTTTAATCAAGAGATGCTTGAAAGGTGACGCCGACGCCTGGGAAGCTTTGCTCGACCGCTATGGGAGTCTCATCTATTCCATTGCGTGGCGGGCGAACCTTCCTCCAGAAGATGTAGCTGATGTCTTCCAGTCGGTCTGCCTGGTCCTGCTGCAGGATCTGGAGAATCTGCGCGATGAATCCAAACTGAGTTCCTGGTTGACGACGGTGACGCTGCGGCAGTGTTATCGGGTGCGGCGGAGACAATCGGCTCCGGTTGTCAGCCTGGATCAGGTTGAGGAAGAAGTCGCTGAGCTGCCCGATGAACAACTCCTTCCCGATGAAGTCATCGAGCGAATGGAGCGGGAGCATCTGGTCCGGCGAGCACTCTCCATGATGCAGGAGCCGTGCCGTCGGCTCCTCACATACCTCTTTTATGAGAAAGAGTTCTGGTCTTACGAGGAGATTGCTCGGGAGCTGGGATTATCGGTCTCGACTATCGGCCCCAAGCGGGGGCGTTGCTTGAGGAAACTCCTGCGAATCCTAACGGAACTGGGTTTTTAA
- a CDS encoding carboxypeptidase-like regulatory domain-containing protein, translated as MQRGVRTFRLIGGACLVVLLGVASLRGQTATTATVTGVVADQAGAVIPGAEVTATLISTGRSVTTQTNESGQYIFPTLTPGVYKLTVSAKGFRQAVIPELKVDVAKSYSVNFTLEVGEIAETVEVTAAAGVELQTLDSTVGNVIKGETLLRLPNPNRNAVSVYLLQPMTMPYRGVGVNDNVGGQVAGARSDQNTFILDGADVTDNTVGTHPVKPLNSGVEPIIPVPIESVEEFRVGTTNPNATFGRSSGGQIIFVTKRGTNEFHGSAYWYHQNDALNAATWTNKRSLGLTETDPERRHKIQEPELKDNRFGFSAGGPIWKNRTFIFGNYEGRRFPQTANITRIVPTDTLRAGILRFRDASGNVVSYDLKTSRLCGPSNSDPCDPRGIGINPVVKRLWDFLPAGNDASLGDGLNTIGFRGTADASINNDFAVVRLDHNFSDRWRFDGSYRYFRQESASPTQLDIGGLLQGNTKGVPASLAKVPVEPRYVVGGLTGQITPRLTNEFRFSYQRNFWWLTRVTPFPQVQGTNVAIQVAGDPQFGGIVSQPIDVHTQLARTQGVNDHVWQWVDNATWIKGSHTMQFGTSIRRLSLFHLRNDKVVGSLSSLVAELDVAGAVTIPPQNRPPDCTATVRTNCLQAGDVSRWNRLLAGTLGIIDNVGVMIVRDGSLRPKPIGTALEVDATINAYEFYYSDIWRIRPSLTITLGASYQWQTPPVEKEGRQTFMIEKASGSIITSSQYLEARRRAALAGDIFNPDLAFQPIRNATRDRIFDVDRTNFGPRLAIAWNPSFDSGLAGRLFGQRKTVFRGGYAVLFDRLNTVQTVVIPLLGVGFAQTINCRGPVIGGQCANNNNPTNGFRIGVDGPAPIPSIPPAAPPVVPGSPFGELLSFQVDPDIKVGRSHSIDFTIQRELPANMILEVGYAGRLGRNLNQNVQLSAVPYFMRDKTSGQTFAQAFDAVAAQLRAGVAPSAVTPQPWFENQLGPGGTVNVATARTAAFRDGLLNDLWTLIQFSRPGGPITNLQVLDLWIRTDGGRSNYHSFFATLRKRFSHNLTFDVNYTLSKTLDQAGLIQNFIGTFSSAYDPDIDYGPAFFDRRHVLNVLWFYDLPFGRGQRWNTGSWFDKVIGGWYVSGIYTANSGLPLTVRQSNQVWGGDPLNFSVAAGAIPTRKIDEANDVKRGVAGSNGIGTAGDPKARGTGLNLFSNPEAVFNSFRKIRISEDGRQGRGVLRGLPRWNADISVGKKTAITESVRLVFTFDMLNAFNHLELADPTLDLQNPTAFGVLNTQFNQPRFIQFGFRVEW; from the coding sequence ATGCAGCGCGGTGTACGAACATTTCGCTTAATTGGTGGGGCATGCCTCGTGGTGCTTCTCGGCGTTGCTTCGCTGCGAGGGCAGACGGCGACGACGGCCACTGTCACCGGCGTGGTGGCGGATCAGGCCGGCGCCGTCATTCCTGGAGCCGAAGTGACAGCCACTTTGATTTCGACGGGTCGCAGCGTGACGACTCAAACCAATGAAAGCGGTCAGTACATCTTTCCCACGCTCACGCCCGGCGTTTACAAGCTGACGGTAAGCGCCAAGGGATTTCGTCAGGCGGTCATCCCGGAGCTGAAAGTGGACGTGGCGAAGAGCTACTCGGTCAATTTCACGCTCGAGGTCGGCGAGATCGCCGAGACGGTGGAAGTGACAGCCGCTGCGGGAGTAGAGTTGCAAACGCTCGATTCCACCGTGGGCAACGTGATTAAAGGGGAGACGCTGCTACGCCTGCCCAATCCCAATCGCAATGCGGTATCAGTCTATCTGCTTCAGCCGATGACGATGCCCTATCGAGGAGTTGGCGTCAATGATAACGTGGGCGGTCAGGTGGCCGGCGCGCGCAGCGATCAAAACACCTTTATCCTTGATGGCGCGGACGTCACCGATAACACGGTGGGGACCCACCCGGTGAAACCGCTCAATAGCGGCGTCGAGCCGATCATTCCCGTCCCCATTGAGAGCGTCGAGGAGTTTCGCGTGGGTACGACCAATCCCAACGCGACGTTCGGGCGGAGTTCCGGTGGACAGATCATCTTTGTGACCAAACGTGGAACCAACGAGTTTCACGGATCCGCCTACTGGTATCACCAAAATGATGCGCTCAATGCGGCGACCTGGACCAACAAGCGCTCGCTCGGGTTGACGGAAACGGATCCCGAGCGACGACACAAAATCCAGGAGCCCGAGTTGAAGGACAATCGTTTCGGCTTCTCGGCGGGCGGACCGATCTGGAAGAACCGAACCTTCATCTTCGGTAACTACGAAGGGCGCCGGTTCCCCCAGACGGCCAACATCACCCGAATTGTTCCAACCGATACGTTGCGGGCGGGGATTCTTCGCTTCCGCGATGCCAGCGGTAACGTCGTCAGCTACGATCTGAAGACCTCGCGGTTGTGCGGTCCCTCGAACTCTGATCCCTGTGACCCGCGCGGCATCGGCATCAATCCGGTCGTGAAGCGACTGTGGGATTTCCTCCCCGCCGGAAATGATGCCTCGCTCGGCGATGGACTCAACACGATCGGCTTTCGTGGCACAGCCGATGCTTCGATCAATAACGATTTCGCCGTCGTTCGACTCGATCACAACTTCAGCGATCGGTGGCGATTTGACGGAAGCTATCGCTACTTCCGCCAGGAGTCGGCTTCCCCAACGCAGCTCGACATCGGCGGTTTGTTGCAAGGTAATACCAAGGGCGTGCCGGCCTCGCTCGCCAAAGTTCCGGTGGAACCGCGCTACGTTGTGGGGGGATTGACCGGCCAGATCACACCTCGTCTGACCAACGAATTTCGCTTCTCCTACCAGCGGAATTTCTGGTGGTTGACGCGCGTGACGCCGTTCCCGCAGGTTCAGGGGACGAACGTGGCAATCCAGGTCGCCGGTGATCCTCAGTTCGGCGGCATCGTGTCGCAGCCCATTGATGTCCACACGCAACTGGCGCGCACGCAGGGGGTCAACGATCACGTCTGGCAATGGGTGGATAATGCCACCTGGATCAAAGGTTCACACACCATGCAATTCGGGACTTCGATCCGCCGGCTGAGCCTCTTCCACCTGCGCAACGATAAGGTCGTCGGATCGCTTTCGTCCCTGGTGGCGGAACTGGATGTTGCCGGCGCCGTGACGATCCCTCCGCAGAACCGCCCGCCGGATTGCACGGCGACCGTGCGCACCAACTGCCTGCAGGCGGGCGATGTCAGCCGGTGGAATCGGCTGCTCGCGGGCACGCTCGGGATCATTGATAACGTGGGCGTCATGATCGTGCGCGATGGCTCGCTTCGGCCCAAACCCATCGGAACGGCCCTCGAAGTGGACGCGACGATTAACGCCTACGAATTTTACTACAGCGACATCTGGCGCATCCGACCTTCGCTCACCATCACGTTGGGAGCCAGCTACCAGTGGCAAACTCCACCGGTGGAGAAAGAAGGTCGTCAGACGTTCATGATCGAGAAAGCGTCTGGTTCGATCATTACCTCCAGTCAGTATCTCGAAGCGCGACGGCGAGCGGCGCTGGCCGGCGACATCTTCAATCCCGATCTCGCCTTTCAGCCGATCCGCAACGCGACCCGCGACCGCATCTTCGACGTGGATCGCACGAACTTCGGTCCCCGTCTGGCCATCGCCTGGAATCCCTCGTTTGACAGCGGGCTGGCCGGCCGCTTGTTCGGTCAGCGAAAAACGGTCTTCCGGGGCGGTTATGCCGTTCTCTTCGACCGCTTGAATACGGTCCAGACGGTGGTCATTCCTCTGCTCGGTGTCGGATTTGCCCAGACGATTAATTGTCGGGGTCCGGTCATCGGCGGTCAGTGCGCCAACAATAACAATCCGACCAATGGCTTCCGCATCGGTGTGGACGGTCCGGCTCCAATTCCCTCAATTCCTCCGGCAGCGCCTCCGGTAGTGCCGGGAAGTCCCTTTGGCGAGTTGCTCTCGTTCCAGGTTGATCCCGACATCAAGGTCGGTCGCTCGCACAGCATTGACTTCACCATTCAGAGGGAACTGCCCGCCAATATGATTCTGGAGGTCGGGTACGCGGGCCGGCTCGGTCGCAATCTCAACCAGAACGTCCAACTGAGCGCAGTTCCTTATTTCATGCGGGACAAGACTTCGGGCCAGACGTTCGCTCAGGCGTTCGATGCCGTCGCCGCTCAACTTCGCGCCGGGGTCGCGCCGAGTGCTGTCACGCCGCAACCCTGGTTCGAGAACCAGCTCGGTCCTGGAGGTACTGTGAACGTCGCCACTGCTCGAACGGCAGCGTTCCGCGATGGATTGCTCAATGATCTCTGGACGCTCATTCAGTTCAGCCGTCCTGGTGGGCCGATCACCAATCTCCAGGTGCTCGACCTGTGGATTCGCACCGACGGGGGACGTTCCAATTACCACTCGTTCTTTGCCACTCTGCGAAAGCGGTTCTCGCACAACCTCACGTTCGACGTCAACTACACATTGTCCAAGACGCTCGATCAAGCGGGGCTGATCCAGAATTTCATCGGGACGTTCTCCTCCGCCTATGATCCCGATATTGACTACGGTCCGGCCTTCTTCGACCGTCGTCATGTGCTGAACGTCCTCTGGTTTTATGACCTGCCTTTCGGACGCGGCCAGCGGTGGAACACGGGATCGTGGTTCGATAAGGTCATTGGCGGATGGTACGTGTCGGGAATTTACACGGCTAATAGCGGCCTGCCCCTGACGGTGCGACAGAGTAACCAGGTCTGGGGCGGTGATCCGCTCAACTTTTCGGTAGCTGCGGGCGCTATCCCCACCCGTAAGATTGATGAGGCCAACGATGTGAAACGCGGTGTGGCGGGCTCCAACGGCATCGGTACTGCCGGCGATCCGAAAGCTCGTGGGACGGGGTTGAATCTCTTCTCCAATCCTGAGGCGGTGTTCAACAGCTTTCGCAAGATTCGCATTAGCGAGGATGGTCGGCAGGGTCGTGGCGTGCTGCGAGGACTGCCGCGCTGGAACGCCGACATCTCCGTGGGGAAGAAGACGGCCATCACCGAGAGCGTGCGCCTTGTCTTCACCTTCGATATGCTGAACGCCTTCAACCACCTGGAGCTAGCTGATCCGACGCTCGATCTACAAAACCCGACGGCGTTCGGAGTCCTCAACACCCAGTTCAATCAGCCGCGCTTTATCCAGTTCGGCTTCCGAGTGGAGTGGTAG
- a CDS encoding S9 family peptidase: protein MRRAILSLVTIIVVVSSNLTLLAAQQKLRVLDKETFLEMESVGNPEISPDGRQIVFTRTWVDKLKDQYRSNLWIVDVEGTRVRQLTEGLWRDSNPVWSPDGKRVAFLSDRSGSTQIHVLWVETREVTQLTHLQRPPSNLRWSPDGKFIAFTQMVPDEDPILPIRLPERPRGAEWARPAVVVDRLSWARDGQGFIPKGYTHVFVIDATLGGTPKQITSGKYNHSNPEWSADGKTLYVSAIRKPDAEYLRGDSEIYAVDLRTLEIKALTDRKGPDGNPRVSPNGEWIAYTGYDHKNYTYHLSNLYLMDKNGGSKRAWAEGLNNSPGDITWAPDSSGVYFTVGERGVTTVYFAPVSGPMRKVLEGVHTLSSLSVAKNGQVAAIRSTFKEPPHLVTFNLRGENNLKKLVDVNEDVLGDITLGEAEELWATSPDGWKIQGWLIRPPDFDPNKKYPMVLWIHGGPWSMYSVAFNWAFQNFAANGYVVLYTNPRGSTGYGQQFVNGIQYSYPGKDYDDLMAAVDAAIAKGYIDEKNLFVCGGSGGGVLTAWIVGHTDRFAAAVSMRPVINWHSFVGTTDGASWYDQFQKFPWEDPMEYAVRSPLHYVANVKTPTMIMTGEADLRTPIGQSEEFYRALKMLKKETLLVRMPEEYHGWRRPTHQLAQQLYLLAWFEKYRRK from the coding sequence ATGAGAAGAGCGATTCTTTCTCTCGTCACGATCATCGTGGTGGTCAGCAGCAATCTCACTCTCCTGGCCGCACAGCAAAAGCTGCGCGTGCTTGACAAAGAAACTTTCCTCGAGATGGAAAGCGTGGGAAATCCGGAAATATCCCCGGACGGACGACAGATCGTCTTCACCCGTACCTGGGTGGACAAGTTGAAGGATCAGTACCGGAGTAACCTCTGGATCGTAGATGTAGAAGGGACGCGGGTGCGCCAGTTGACCGAGGGGTTGTGGCGGGACAGCAATCCCGTCTGGTCGCCCGACGGCAAGCGGGTGGCGTTTCTGTCCGACCGGTCCGGATCCACGCAGATTCACGTGCTCTGGGTGGAGACGCGCGAAGTCACACAGCTCACGCACCTGCAGCGGCCGCCGAGTAATCTCCGCTGGTCGCCTGACGGAAAGTTCATCGCGTTCACCCAGATGGTGCCGGACGAGGACCCCATCCTTCCCATTCGTTTGCCCGAACGTCCGCGGGGTGCGGAATGGGCGCGACCCGCCGTGGTCGTGGACCGCCTCAGTTGGGCGCGCGACGGCCAGGGCTTCATTCCCAAAGGCTACACCCATGTGTTCGTCATTGACGCGACGCTCGGCGGCACGCCCAAACAGATCACCTCGGGCAAGTACAATCACAGTAACCCCGAATGGTCCGCCGACGGGAAAACCCTCTACGTTTCCGCCATTCGCAAGCCCGATGCCGAATACCTTCGAGGGGATAGCGAAATCTACGCTGTGGATCTGCGCACGCTTGAGATCAAAGCTCTGACGGACCGAAAAGGGCCCGATGGAAATCCTCGCGTCTCGCCCAACGGCGAGTGGATTGCCTACACCGGGTACGATCACAAAAACTACACCTACCACCTGTCGAATCTCTACCTCATGGATAAAAACGGTGGGTCGAAACGGGCCTGGGCGGAGGGGTTGAACAACTCACCGGGAGACATCACCTGGGCCCCCGATAGCTCGGGCGTCTACTTCACGGTGGGCGAGCGAGGCGTTACAACCGTCTATTTTGCTCCCGTCAGCGGGCCTATGCGGAAGGTCCTCGAGGGCGTGCACACGCTCAGCTCTCTCTCGGTGGCGAAGAACGGTCAGGTCGCCGCCATTCGCTCGACGTTCAAAGAACCGCCGCATCTGGTGACGTTCAATCTGCGAGGAGAAAACAACCTGAAGAAGCTCGTGGATGTCAATGAGGACGTGCTCGGGGACATCACTCTGGGTGAGGCCGAAGAGCTGTGGGCAACATCTCCCGATGGCTGGAAGATTCAGGGATGGCTCATCCGCCCGCCGGACTTCGATCCGAACAAGAAATATCCGATGGTCCTCTGGATTCACGGTGGTCCCTGGTCCATGTACTCGGTGGCCTTCAACTGGGCGTTCCAGAACTTTGCCGCCAATGGCTACGTCGTGCTTTATACCAATCCGCGCGGCAGCACTGGCTACGGACAGCAGTTCGTCAACGGAATTCAGTACTCGTATCCGGGCAAAGACTATGACGATCTCATGGCAGCGGTGGACGCAGCCATTGCCAAAGGATATATTGACGAGAAAAATCTCTTCGTCTGTGGAGGGAGTGGAGGCGGTGTGCTTACGGCCTGGATCGTCGGTCATACCGATCGGTTTGCGGCGGCCGTCTCCATGCGACCGGTGATCAACTGGCACTCGTTCGTCGGCACAACTGACGGCGCGAGCTGGTACGACCAGTTCCAGAAATTCCCCTGGGAAGATCCGATGGAATATGCCGTGCGCTCACCGCTCCATTACGTGGCCAACGTCAAAACGCCGACCATGATCATGACCGGGGAAGCCGATCTGCGCACGCCCATCGGACAGAGCGAGGAGTTCTATCGGGCTCTGAAAATGCTCAAGAAAGAGACGCTTCTCGTGCGCATGCCCGAGGAATACCACGGCTGGCGGAGACCCACACACCAGCTCGCTCAACAGCTCTACCTCCTGGCTTGGTTCGAGAAATATCGGCGAAAGTAA